From the genome of Ananas comosus cultivar F153 linkage group 16, ASM154086v1, whole genome shotgun sequence, one region includes:
- the LOC109722353 gene encoding zinc finger Ran-binding domain-containing protein 2-like isoform X2, translating into MSSWKPGDWNCRSCQYVNFCKRDSCQRCGEPKLGVPLHERTDYTSAGGAAWDVKPGDWYCSCGVHNYACRSNCFKCGAVKNDSGVTHSWGFACPGQHGWKSGDWTCTRLGCNEHNYASRTECFRCNAPRNYG; encoded by the exons ATGAGCAGCTGGAAGCCAGGAGACTGGAACTGCAGGTCGTGCCAATACGTTAACTTCTGCAAGAGGGACTCCTGCCAGAGATGCGGGGAGCCCAAGCTGGGCGTGCCGCTGCATGAGAGGACCGACTACACCAGCGCCGGCGGTGCCGCTTGGGATGTCAAGCCCGGCGACTGGTACTGCTCTTGCGGAGTGCACAACTACGCCTGCCGCTCCAATTGCTTCAAGTGCGGAGCTGTCAAGAACGACTCCGGCGTCACCCATTCCTGGGGATTCGCCTGCCCTGGCCAGCATGGCTGGAAGTCTGGCGACTGGACATGTACCag GTTGGGCTGCAATGAGCACAATTACGCGAGCAGGACCGAATGCTTTCGGTGCAACGCCCCTAGGAACTACG gCTGA
- the LOC109722353 gene encoding uncharacterized RNA-binding protein C17H9.04c-like isoform X1 gives MDASILRAPHLANLVYARARTHTCVSIYTHKNHQQLKRKLIISSLANARSNSAFFTSLLLLASITSYLYIYLQVRLAEKMSSWKPGDWNCRSCQYVNFCKRDSCQRCGEPKLGVPLHERTDYTSAGGAAWDVKPGDWYCSCGVHNYACRSNCFKCGAVKNDSGVTHSWGFACPGQHGWKSGDWTCTRLGCNEHNYASRTECFRCNAPRNYG, from the exons ATGGATGCATCGATCCTTCGGGCCCCACACCTAGCTAACCTTGTAtatgcgcgcgcgcgcacacacacatgTGTATCTATATATACCCACAAAAACCATCAGCAACTCAAACGCAAACTAATAATTAGCTCATTAGCAAACGCACGGTCCAATTCTGCCTTCTTCACCTCCCTTCTTCTGCTAGCTAGCATAActtcttatttatatatatatctccaa GTCAGGTTGGCAGAGAAAATGAGCAGCTGGAAGCCAGGAGACTGGAACTGCAGGTCGTGCCAATACGTTAACTTCTGCAAGAGGGACTCCTGCCAGAGATGCGGGGAGCCCAAGCTGGGCGTGCCGCTGCATGAGAGGACCGACTACACCAGCGCCGGCGGTGCCGCTTGGGATGTCAAGCCCGGCGACTGGTACTGCTCTTGCGGAGTGCACAACTACGCCTGCCGCTCCAATTGCTTCAAGTGCGGAGCTGTCAAGAACGACTCCGGCGTCACCCATTCCTGGGGATTCGCCTGCCCTGGCCAGCATGGCTGGAAGTCTGGCGACTGGACATGTACCag GTTGGGCTGCAATGAGCACAATTACGCGAGCAGGACCGAATGCTTTCGGTGCAACGCCCCTAGGAACTACG gCTGA